One Pseudopipra pipra isolate bDixPip1 chromosome 30, bDixPip1.hap1, whole genome shotgun sequence genomic region harbors:
- the LOC135404153 gene encoding LETM1 domain-containing protein 1-like isoform X1 — protein MALSRAAARGVLWRLGPAALGPRRGRMEPLPVLGASRCQVFRSQERPLSSRATSRALVAAVAAVARRVNARYERYLERSFPRFYVLYSTFTSVLCPTGIQALFLEVKEIGRIRFRMSRQRLKVQQLPYRDMERLRQFRRDALKAIPIGIIAIPPFANFLVIVLMYFFPRQLLIRYFWTPQQQLEFLDVYDSIRRDSYPDVVQSLALAAQSLPEPRPRELLQQLCSQVQGGARPRLAQLLAVRSLFSGSPLVLNRLQVDHVRALSQVLFLTPHLPAVLLRHRLLSHILEIRHLDRALLRLGLGQLSEEELRAACYLRGLNATHLGRAECWAWLEQWLQLSCELQASEASLLAHSMVLLSLNYSRPSE, from the exons ATGGCGCTGTCCAGGGCCGCCGCCCGCGGGGTGCTCTGGCGCCTCGGCCCCGCCGCCCTCGGCCCCCGGCGCGGCCGCATGGAGCCGCTGCCCGTGCTGGGGGCGTCCAG GTGCCAGGTGTTCAGGTCCCAGGAGCGTCCCCTCTCCTCCCGGGCCACCTCCCGGGCCCTCGTGGCTGCTGTGGCCGCCGTGGCCCGGAGGGTCAACGCCAGGTACGAGCGTTACCTGGAGAGGAGCTTCCCCAGGTTCTACGTCCTGTACAGCACCTTCACCTCAG TGCTCTGTCCAACAGGAATCCAGGCGCTGTTCCTGGAGGTGAAGGAGATCGGCAGGATCAGATTCAGGATGTCCCGGCAGCGGCTGAAGGTGCAGCAGCTCCCATACCGGGACATGGAGCGGCTGCGCCAG TTCCGCAGGGACGCGCTCAAGGCCATTCCCATTGGGATCATCGCCATCCCACCCTTCGCCAACTTCCTGGTCATCGTCCTGAT GTATTTCTTCCCACGGCAGCTCCTGATCCGCTACTTCTGGACGccgcagcagcagctggaattcCTGGATGTCTATGATTCCATCCGGAGGGACTCATACCCGGATGTGGTGCAGAGCCTGGCGCTGGCAGCGCAGTCCCTGCCCGAGCCCCGGCCCcgggagctcctgcagcagctctgctcccag GTGCAGGGAGGTGCCCGGCCCCGCCTGGCCCAGCTCTTGGCTGTGAGGAGTTTGTTCTCGGGGTCTCCACTGGTGCTGAACAGGCTCCAGGTGGATCATGTG AGGGCCCTGAGCCAGGTGCTGTTCCTGACCCCCCACTTACCGGCCGTTCTCCTGCGGCATCGCCTGCTGAGCCACATCCTGGAGATCCGGCACCTGGACCGGGCCCTGCTGcgcctggggctggggcagctctctGAGGAGGAGCTGCGAGCG GCCTGTTACCTGCGTGGGCTCAACGCCACCCACCTGGGCCGGGCCGAGTGCTGGGCATGGCTGGAGCAGTGgctccagctctcctgtgagCTCCAAG CTTCCGAAGCTTCTCTCCTGGCCCACAGCATGGTCCTGCTGTCCCTCAACTACAGCCGGCCCTCAGAGTGA
- the LOC135404153 gene encoding LETM1 domain-containing protein 1-like isoform X2 → MALSRAAARGVLWRLGPAALGPRRGRMEPLPVLGASRCQVFRSQERPLSSRATSRALVAAVAAVARRVNARYERYLERSFPRFYVLYSTFTSGIQALFLEVKEIGRIRFRMSRQRLKVQQLPYRDMERLRQFRRDALKAIPIGIIAIPPFANFLVIVLMYFFPRQLLIRYFWTPQQQLEFLDVYDSIRRDSYPDVVQSLALAAQSLPEPRPRELLQQLCSQVQGGARPRLAQLLAVRSLFSGSPLVLNRLQVDHVRALSQVLFLTPHLPAVLLRHRLLSHILEIRHLDRALLRLGLGQLSEEELRAACYLRGLNATHLGRAECWAWLEQWLQLSCELQASEASLLAHSMVLLSLNYSRPSE, encoded by the exons ATGGCGCTGTCCAGGGCCGCCGCCCGCGGGGTGCTCTGGCGCCTCGGCCCCGCCGCCCTCGGCCCCCGGCGCGGCCGCATGGAGCCGCTGCCCGTGCTGGGGGCGTCCAG GTGCCAGGTGTTCAGGTCCCAGGAGCGTCCCCTCTCCTCCCGGGCCACCTCCCGGGCCCTCGTGGCTGCTGTGGCCGCCGTGGCCCGGAGGGTCAACGCCAGGTACGAGCGTTACCTGGAGAGGAGCTTCCCCAGGTTCTACGTCCTGTACAGCACCTTCACCTCAG GAATCCAGGCGCTGTTCCTGGAGGTGAAGGAGATCGGCAGGATCAGATTCAGGATGTCCCGGCAGCGGCTGAAGGTGCAGCAGCTCCCATACCGGGACATGGAGCGGCTGCGCCAG TTCCGCAGGGACGCGCTCAAGGCCATTCCCATTGGGATCATCGCCATCCCACCCTTCGCCAACTTCCTGGTCATCGTCCTGAT GTATTTCTTCCCACGGCAGCTCCTGATCCGCTACTTCTGGACGccgcagcagcagctggaattcCTGGATGTCTATGATTCCATCCGGAGGGACTCATACCCGGATGTGGTGCAGAGCCTGGCGCTGGCAGCGCAGTCCCTGCCCGAGCCCCGGCCCcgggagctcctgcagcagctctgctcccag GTGCAGGGAGGTGCCCGGCCCCGCCTGGCCCAGCTCTTGGCTGTGAGGAGTTTGTTCTCGGGGTCTCCACTGGTGCTGAACAGGCTCCAGGTGGATCATGTG AGGGCCCTGAGCCAGGTGCTGTTCCTGACCCCCCACTTACCGGCCGTTCTCCTGCGGCATCGCCTGCTGAGCCACATCCTGGAGATCCGGCACCTGGACCGGGCCCTGCTGcgcctggggctggggcagctctctGAGGAGGAGCTGCGAGCG GCCTGTTACCTGCGTGGGCTCAACGCCACCCACCTGGGCCGGGCCGAGTGCTGGGCATGGCTGGAGCAGTGgctccagctctcctgtgagCTCCAAG CTTCCGAAGCTTCTCTCCTGGCCCACAGCATGGTCCTGCTGTCCCTCAACTACAGCCGGCCCTCAGAGTGA
- the LOC135404125 gene encoding elastin-like: MLPGRRWRRAGPAVPLRALFGYRYRAENGREVAMAAGERLLLLRRATPDWWQVRRPGDPPWARPFFVPAAYVAEEEPGDSGTRSPRTLGQPAGTGSCGAERALGERAGGPGLGVWVPKAGGTLGLGDSGDAGMGILGAPGAGGHGKPGLGPGGGGSVCAPSSAARRIILCGWVPSSLPPGLGRRQCCSPEDLCAPSASPPRAVGTGTGQLAGGVTPTPTPAQCQSQQDTGVSGGWVTPLDTLCPPDLLLSEPPSAVLPGFPVPVPPALHPCAPPPVSPPALSNLSLATSHCGAPEEVGGRGEGTVPGGGALGGHLGAGEIRQGRGTLAGWGEDNGDTGGAQQGWGCAVGIARVPPPSSGPAPQPFSSPKVSPPGPTTISRNPEGLQREGRGAAPPVPAGPPLQVLGSWERHRDPESGRCFFYSPESGTSSWKPPRLHRDRQVIHGGSLAHHSPEDWGADLVRGGRGVSPAPVPWEVPKARQLHRTEVAKKGRRLRGLS, encoded by the exons ATGCTGCCGGGGCGGCGGtggcgccgggccgggccggccgTGCCCCTGCGGGCGCTGTTCGGGTACCGGTACCGGGCGGAGAACGGGCGGGAGGTGGCGATGGCCGCGGGGgagcggctgctgctgctccgcAGGGCCACCCCGGACTGGTGGCAGGTGCGGcggcccggggacccccccTGGGCGCGACCCTTCTTCGTCCCCGCCGCCTACGTGGCCGAGGAGGAGCCGGGTGACAGCGGGACCCGGAGCCCGCGGACCCTCGGGCAGCCCGCGGGGACGG ggagctgtggggctgagagggcactgggagaacgggctgggggtcctgggCTGGGAGTCTGGGTGCCCAAGGCTGGGGGtacactggggctgggggacagcgGGGACGCGGGGATGGGGATATTGGGGGCACCAGGGGCAGGGGGACACGGGAAACCAGGGCTGGGGCCCGGGGGTGGTGGGAGTGTCTGTGCCCCGTCGTCGGCAGCACGGAGGATCATTTTGTGTGGGTGGGTGCCCTCCTCTCTGCCCCCAGGCCTGGGGAGGCGGCAGTGCTGCTCGCCGGAGGACCTGTGTGCCCCCTCCGCGTCCCCCCCCCGCGCCGTGGGCACCGGCACCGGCCAGCTGGCAGGGGGggtcacccccacccccacccccgcGCAGTGCCAGTCCCAGCAGGACACTGGGGTGAGTGGGGGCTGGGTTACCCCCCTGgacaccctgtgccccccagaCCTGCTCCTCTCAGAGCCCCCCTCCGCAGTTTTACCGGggttccctgtccctgtccccccagccctgcacccctGTGCCcctccccccgtgtccccccctgCACTCTCCAACCTCTCCCTCGCCACTTCCCACTGCGGGGCACCGGAGGAAgttggggggcggggggagggcACCGTGCCGGGAGGGGGGGCATTgggggggcacctgggggcTGGGGAGATACGACAGGGCAGGGGGACATTGGCGGGCTGGGGGGAAGATAacggggacacggggggggcacagcagggctgggggtgcgCTGTGGGCATTGCCCGTGTGCCCCCCCCCAGTTCGGGTCCTGCCCCTCAACCCTTTTCCTCCCCCAAGGTGTCTCCCCCGGGACCCACCACGATCTCCCGCAACCCGGAGGGGCTGCagcgggaggggcggggggcCGCGCCCCCCGTGCCGGCTGGGCCCCCcctgcaggttttggggtcCTGGGAGCGGCACCGGGACCCCGAGAGCGGCCGCTGCTTTTTTTACAGCCCCGAGAGTGGCACCAGCTCCTGGAAACCCCCCCGGCTGCATCGGGACCgg caggTGATCCATGGCGGGAGCCTCGCCCACCACAGCCCTGAGGACTGGGGGGCCGACCT ggtccGGGGGGGGCGCGGGGTCAGCCCAGCCCCTGTCCCGTGGGAGGTGCCCAAGGCTCGGCAGCTGCACAGGACTGAGGTTGCCAAGAAGggcaggaggctcagggg